A genomic window from Mobula hypostoma chromosome 14, sMobHyp1.1, whole genome shotgun sequence includes:
- the LOC134356551 gene encoding LOW QUALITY PROTEIN: retrovirus-related Pol polyprotein from transposon 412 (The sequence of the model RefSeq protein was modified relative to this genomic sequence to represent the inferred CDS: substituted 1 base at 1 genomic stop codon), producing the protein YSAFDWELLALYLAIRHFRYFLEGRPFTAFTDHKPLTFAFTKVSDPWSSRQQRHLSYISEYTTDIRHVSGKDSIVADALSRPTIQALSQGLDYAALAEAQQADAEIPSYRTAVSGLQLQDLPVGPGERTLLCDVATSQPRPVVPAAWRRRVFESIHNLAHPSIRTTVRLVANRFVWHGLRKQVSEWAKTCMQCQTAKVQRHTKAPPQQFEPTRRRFDHIHVDIVGPLPVSRGARYLLTMIDRFTRWPEVVPLTDTTSESCARALIATWVARFGVPAHITSDRGAQFTSSLWSAMASLLVSQLYHTTAYXPQSNGLVERFHRHLKSALMARLEGPNWVDELPWVLLGIRTAPKEDLHTSSAELVYGAPLVV; encoded by the coding sequence tacagtgctttcgactgggagctattggcactatacctggcaatccggcatttcaggtacttcttagaaggtaggcccttcaccgcgttcaccgaccacaaaccgcttacctttgcgttcactaaggtgtccgacccctggtcgtcccgccagcagcgacatctgtcctacatctccgagtacacgacggacatccggcatgtctcgggaaaggacagcatcgtggcagacgcactatccagaccgaccatacaggccctgtcccaggggctggactatgcagcgctggcagaggcacagcaggcagacgctgagatccccagttacaggactgcagtctccgggttgcagctccaagacctccccgtaggcccaggtgagaggaccctactatgtgacgtagctaccagccaaccccgccccgtcgtcccagcagcctggcgccggcgggtgttcgaatccattcacaacttagcgcacccctccatcaggacaactgtccggctggtcgccaacaggttcgtgtggcatggactgcgtaaacaggtcagtgaatgggccaaaacatgtatgcagtgccaaacggccaaggtgcagcggcacaccaaggctccgccgcagcagttcgaacccacccgccggaggttcgaccacatccatgtggatatcgtggggcccctgccagtgtcacgaggagcgcggtacctcctaactatgatagaccggttcaccagatggccagaggtggtcccgctcaccgacaccacctctgaatcctgcgcccgagcactgatcgcaacctgggtagcccgcttcggggtaccggcccacattacctccgacaggggagcccagttcacctccagcctgtggtcagcgaTGGCCAGCCTTTTAGTATCGCAGCTataccacacaactgcctactaaccacagtcgaacggactagtggagcgcttccaccgtcacctgaaatcggctctcatggcccgcctggaggggcctaactgggtggacgaacttccctgggtcctgctcggaatccgcacggcgcccaaagaggatctgcacacctcgtcggccgagttggtgtacggcgcgcccctggtcgtc